cttggttgaacaaaaataaacaatattttgttgcttaagcttatgtattcagtcattattcatggtatactaaaaatccatgtgaaaaaataacttctcaatgttctcaggtcaaatatttatatgtaattaaaatgtgattaatttcgattaattaattacaaagcctctaattaattagattaatttttttaatcgagtcccggccctagtttataccttttttcattatttttttatattttatgatttttaaaccaatgtcgcctggcattagggttagagttgggtttgggtaaggatgtcattttatgtaaatctaaccttaaaccgaagcgacaattgtaagaaaatacgacaaaacagttgagtaacaaatacatgacagtgacacaaacagaaatgctcatgttcacgcaaaaaggcgtAAAACCGTGTCAGTGTCACGCAAAAGACccacaaatttacgtgactataggtaggTAATTTCGTTATACTGGGTTGAACCTCAGGACCATGAAGTAACTAAACATACAAATAGTTAAATAAACACACTCAATGGCTAAATTAATTCATGTAcaatatattctatattattgTGACGCTATCCAAGCGTCTTTGTGTACATTGATATTAATATTGGTATTTACATGTAGATGGTGGTCCATTGACAGTATTTCTTGACTCTTGTTATAGCAGAACACTCCAGTCTTAATGTAAATCACTACACAACATGGGATTTTGATGTTTTCCAAATTTAACGTCTTAGTAAAAAAACTTTAACTGAAAATCTTCTTAATTTATATCTTTTTCTATAGGAAACTTTGGTGGAAGATGGACTGATGAGCAGACAGTTTTTAATTTTTCTCTGGACCAAGCTCCGTTCAaccctcaaaaatacaaaagtaaCTTTACTAAACATAGTTGTAATAAACACACTCAATGGCCAAACAAGTTAATATGACTAATACATTATATTCTATATATTATTGTGTATAAGTTATTCAATGTCTTTGTCTGTGTTGAAATTTTATTGTTACCTAAATGTCACATAGGTCTGAAAGTAGTATTTCTTACAGATCtcagcattttaaatgtttgataATGTGATGAAATTGTTATCCATATATAACTAAACTCTTATATGTTTCTGTACTTTTCTCTAAAATACCATTATTTGAAGTAAATGTTGGATAAATTAAAAGATTTACTCTGCAAAGATGTCTAGGAACGTAGCAAACTGATGCTCAGTGTCCAAATAGGTAGTGCTCTTACTAAGCCATAAACTCTGTGTTTAAAGGCCTTGCTGCCATTCCTATTGAATATCAAGAGGTAATATCAAGGGAGGAACAAACAGTCCAGATGTCTCCCAACAATCCCTCAAAGGTCAAAGGTAATTGAACTCATACAATATTCTtgcattttttttccaaaacaaaatgtattaatgaatctttttttaaaagtcaaGTCCCAATCTCTCCATACACAAACAGTTCCACACTAACGAAATATCAACATAAAAGTAGTCCATACTttttaaagagcgcgttagtaacATGCGCCTATAAACAAGACGACAATATGCATTTACTTATGGGCAGAAGCAaacaaacgtttttaaatataaaaaataaaataatgaaaaaattaaaagattattattgagtcccttggacataaatgaggaccgattcgATGAGACATTCGAAagtgtaaagagctgcttcacctgtagcctggtaagtaattgaatgttttgctttaaatggaaatattgcatttatttttaaacctttttatGTAATACTATTCAAAACACTTACATCGTTGTCCGAGTGTTAAAACGTTTCGGCTCTCCACacaaattctttatctcttgtttgttacaaataaagtatttttagagtacaaaccttttcttgcatatttgtaaattattctttgagataACACTGATAATGTGGGCcgtacatttacagcaattacaagcctgctaattttacttccatgactgaattttttttttttttattagaacCAAACGTtttacaacaaaatattaatttcattacaaaaaataacacaacattttaagccttcttcctccgctttttcagtttacaaattccggcatctaaatagggaatcgCATAGCGCAaccgcaactggcttttaaaggggatgagaaatgagactctcattggtttattgcatgttacgcctAAAACACaaccattactcattacgagaataggaataACCCTTTtatcattaaaggcggagtccacaatgtttgaaaaacgctttggaaaaggagacgggccgactaccaaaacacacttatagccaatcaaataaaataaaatgccgggttgcgtatgtgtggggcgggtctatcaacagaaggttcagattctattggggtaggggcgtgtttgtttaggtgattttaaatatcaacattggctttctaacatcatggactccgcctttaaattagCAAacgtggattcggacacgcccgtttagactgtgcgccatgtgctttagaccagtggttttcaaactgcgggccgcgagatggtgccaggggggggcccagttttatgacattttatggaatacattaatttatcatgaattctgtgtaattaaacctaaaaaaaataaggctactaaacaaaagCACTACTTGACATTTACTCTATTCACTTGTCtcttataaatgtatatatgtatatatttacatatttatatatttgcatgtaAATATCTTTATCAGCAGATGCTTTTAGTCAAAGCATGCAGCTTACTATTAAAGATAACTTAATCTGATTCCTAAGGAGGTGATAAAAAATGttgaaatagaaaaaaaattaaggatCAATCAGAGGTGAATATGTTACTGATGTTGCCCCGTCTTTTTTTCTCATAATATGAAAGCGCTCAACACTGCACATTTGAGTAACAGCACTGATCTGGAGGAagtgaaattaaacaaaactacaCAGACCTTGATGACATTCTCCATTTCAAAGGATTCTGTGCATTTCCTCAAAAGCCTGCTGGTGACACGTGTCATGCCCTCTTTCTAcatcctcctcttcctcattaGTTTGCCCCTAAACGCATTGGCCCTGGTGACGTTCACCTGTAAGATTAAAGAAAAGAAACCGGCTGTGATCTACATGTCAAACCTGGCGTGTGTGGATCTTCTCTTCACCCTGCTGCTTCCTCTGAAGATCCACTATCATCTGAACGGATCTGATTGGGTGTTTGGTGAGGTGGCGTGTCGCGTGCTAAGCGCTGCTTTCTACTGCTACATGTACTGCTCCATACTGCTGATGATGTGCATGAGTGTGGACAGACTGCTGGCTGTGGTTTTCCCCGTCACCTCACTGACCTGGAGGACAACGAGGAATTCTGCGTATGTGTGTGCGCTGGTCTGGATGTTGGCACTCACTGGCACAGTGCCACTAATAACACAAACATTAAACATCAAGGATTTGGGCATCACCTGCCACGATGCATTGCGTTACGACGACCCAGCAGATCAGACGTACATGAACCTGTTCTCCATTCTGTCCTGTCTTTACTTTTTCCTGCCGCTGTTCATCACTTTGGTGTGTTACTCTAGTATTATATATGCACTCAGTGTCAAATCTGGTCGCTtagcaacatcatcatcatcatcctcaaATCAACGAAGAAGAGCCGTGATTATGACTATTGCCACAATGATAGAGTTTGTGGTTTGTTTTGCAGCAACCAATGCAATCCTATTGTATCACTGTGTTGTTTTGGGCACAGGAGGCGTTAGCGGGGAGGGAAACGCATCATATATGGCTTACATGTTAGCTGTGTGTGCAGGGAGCTCAAGTGTTTTTCTGGATCCTCTGCTGTATTATTATGGGTCGTCTCAGTGCAGACAGCAGATTGGATCTGTGTTTTGGGGGAACAAAACAAAACTACAAAGCTACACAGCTACAAAGTTATCAAACACTACTGAGCTGAGCATACAAACAGAATCATGTTAATGTGTTCTGATTAAACGCATAGTTTGCATTATTTTCAGAATTGGAAGTTCATTTGAGTATATGCTAGCCTACATGTAATCCTCATTGTAATGAATGCTTTCTGGCTTACATGAGCATCTAAGAGTTAAAGCAGTTAAACAACACAGAAATTGGTATTATATTGTGTGTGTACCCTGTAAAAAGGTCTTTAGAATATAAAGCATGTTCAGTTTGCTCAACGTCAGAAATATCCAAATTGTGTAACCaaataatatttaacattttatttaataaaatcaaaGACATTTGATATCAAAATAATTGCTGTTAGCCTACTTTAAGCAACATTatagaatatttaaaaaaaaccatATCATCCCTAACTGATGTTGTTGACGACACAGAAAAGctatcaatatctaaaaacaaacggtgctatatagcaccaaaagtggttctttgctcgtaatcatagaagaaccatttttagtgccatgtagcaccggtgaagcaccagtgaagcacatgtgtagaaccatatagtgctttgtagaaccatatgtggtgctatatggcccctgtttggttctacacaggtgctttacaggtgcttcaccggtgctacatggcactaaaaacgattcttctatgattacgagcaaagaaccacttttggtgctatatatcACCATTGTTTTTAGAGTGCGGATAATTTTCAGTTTTCGGtgaattatgtaaggaataattgacaatgggccattgaattattagaattttttttatttttcaataatttaacagcccggagtcaattattaagtaacgcaattagttacttttttgggaaataacttaactctttcgctgccattgacgagatatctcgtcaatcaagagaaaacgcttccctgccaatgccgagaatttccggctttccgcaataccgctattatccaccaggtggcacccTTTCGCacctttttaaacccggaagtattgccctatggctagcggctgcatgtccatgtctgttgtttaaaggtcgctctgaatgggatctctatgaaaagtccgtcacaaaaatggatttatctctgctttttgctcaaaatgtgatgtttttgcagaaacctacccatattcaaaagctgattacaaaagaactactgaaggtaggatgaaacgttttttttttgtttgttttttttgaaagaagagggtctgttctttcattggatatatttttatgtttatatatttttgaagaaatttTTCcttgaaggcattttgtgaaaatcacaaaaagaaaatgctggcaggcaattaaaaaaaagtctGGCATGGAATTGTAGTTTGCCTTTTTTATAATTGGAAGTTCTTAATTTGAGTATATGCTAATCattgtatatttattatatattgtgtgtgtgtgtgtgtgtgtgtaccctGTAAAACAAGGTCTATATAAAGCACGTTCATTTATTATGCTGAAGGTCAGAAAATTCAAATTGTGTAAACcaaataatatttcacattttatgcattaaaattaaagacatataatatatacactaaaaaaatttttttaaggtaagtggttgcaatcaatttatttaagttacatttaaacaaaaaagattagtaaagtaaaataatatataaaacttttgtttaaatgtagcttaattaaattgattgcaaccacttaccttaaaaaatttattaaattcaatgaataattttttcagtgtattacaAAATGTAATTGCCTTTTGCTTACTATAagcaattattaaaaaataatgttaaagaCATCATCCttttatgttgttattttatTCAATACAGTTGGTGATGTTTCATATCAAGATTTGGTGTCATTACAGTCTTAATGTGTCCATGCACAATCCTTACAATACTTATCACCGCCATTGATGTATGAATGAATGATTGAATGGGTGAGtgaggcaatatgtaaagcgctttggatggccattggtctatgaaagagcgatataaatgcagtccatataacattttactattttttaatcTCATGATATAGGCCTACTATGCAGTATAATGACCAACTAGTGGATGTGGTACAGTATGTCCAGAATGTATGCATACTACACCATTACATACTACTGTATACATAACATACTGTTTACATGCTCAAAACGTAATTGAAGGAATCCACATTGAAAATTAGCCCATATTTTACTCTCGAACCATCCTATTGGTTTATGACTGATATTTCAGCTGAGCACagtcagagttatattaaaataaattaatgttacAAAACATGCATACAACCACGAGGCGCATGAGAACCAATGATTGTCTATTTATCAATGTAAAGCCGGCATTTTTGATTGAGAATTGagatttaaatgtaatgttttaaatatacaaaatacaaaTGTTGTTCTCTCACAAACCTATTGTTTTGTGCCAAAAGACAACCATTTGTACCCTGAaaaaactttttggtgtagtaaaaTATATTAGATTAACCCTCATAATTTCTAAATAGTAATATTAACATTTGTTGAGAATTAGATTTTCccaagtaaaatgatgataaatacacaattaattcatgttcaaaatgaactgtgtgggaatagtaagtcttgtattatttaactgttttatagtcactgcacatagtcaCTGCAcaaagtaaattttaatcaaaaactttagcagattcaagtaaaaaatcttagttcattttacttaaaaatattaaatccattaaactaaaaaatctaagtaaaatttacttacatttatttgcacatgttgtaaggaatacccacaattctttgcgcctgaatatttttattttttaaactttatcacagaataagaactgataagaactttaactacttaaatatttgttagcaaaatgtcaaaaaggtttaagctcttatattattgatgttgttttgttgtaattttgtgaagtcaccgttcaggtgatcagtgtttctttacatgaaccctgttcagaacattgtattgtaattctctccacagtgctgataatgcatgtcagaaacacagtttgtgtgcgtttctgttccgaatcaagtttattcaatgttataatgccatttataacactaaaaataactaggtccataggaatatgttaaagaaaataacaaacagaaaatacggttgctgtcctaataatattgtaaaaaaaaaactaatagactttacctaaacgattaaaataaatctaacttctaaataaaataattaagtgacatttaattaattatttaacatatgttttatcatgcaattttaagtaaattttatttgattttagtaggtaagttttacttataaaaaagcagtaaattttacttaaagttcgtgcaaattgttacaaggatttttttaagtaaattttacaagttgtttttttcagtgtaacagCGTGATCTACAGTGACAGTTGTAGAAATGAAAATACAAAGCCGTGAAATGAATAAGTGTTCTTGCTTTCCGTGAAGCTCTTTAGATaatttgctttggataaaagcatcttttTCATGACCAAATAGGCCTAAAATCTGTGGTTCGTGTAAAAGCAGCCAAATGAGTTCAGTGGAGGCTAAAAGGATAAGTGACGTCACATAAACGCTGTCATATTAACACATATTAGACTGAATACTGACAAAAACATTCATTCTGTGTCTCTGAAGTTTCATGGTTTGAAGATGTTTTTGTTAAATACTTCCTTTAGGTTACTCATGGGGTTGAAAACCTTGAAAATCTGGCTCTTAATGATAGTTGTGCATACATGCACTGGAGAGAGCGGTAAgtacattttatgatttttaagagctgtcaaaATCGTTTTCTGATGTGCATTAATATTTACTTTAATGAAACATGTGACCCTGcctgaaaacccagctaaagtcactTTTAGTGATTTActgattttttacataaaatcatcctacataatgtaaaaaacttCTGTAAACATATGAACTTGATATTttcatattgactgagtaaggtcatgacaaagattaaaatcattgattgaaatcaaacttcaGTTCTCAGAACCTTATCATTGGCTTGTGAGATCTTGTTTTGGATATCACACtcacatatttatatatcaaaaaTTGCTACTACTTAGTGTGATCACAAAGACAAATAGTCATATATAAAATCAGGATTTCCATTGTGGTGaaaactgtttgtttgtttgcttgtttgtttgttttgctggACTTAACAAAGCCTCAgatgtgttttgtttgtctTATATGTTTAGTACAGAAAGAatttattgatattgttttgtttttgtatgttttgtatGTTTGGGTTACAGGTAGTGATTATGAAATACATGTATATGAGGATTTGCCATTTAAACCCCTAGGTAAAAacctttatatttttacattttaaaacaacaataataaacagtgcaattgttttatatatatatatgtatgtatgtatatat
This sequence is a window from Misgurnus anguillicaudatus chromosome 9, ASM2758022v2, whole genome shotgun sequence. Protein-coding genes within it:
- the LOC129424180 gene encoding proteinase-activated receptor 1-like; protein product: MSPNNPSKVKALNTAHLSNSTDLEEVKLNKTTQTLMTFSISKDSVHFLKSLLVTRVMPSFYILLFLISLPLNALALVTFTCKIKEKKPAVIYMSNLACVDLLFTLLLPLKIHYHLNGSDWVFGEVACRVLSAAFYCYMYCSILLMMCMSVDRLLAVVFPVTSLTWRTTRNSAYVCALVWMLALTGTVPLITQTLNIKDLGITCHDALRYDDPADQTYMNLFSILSCLYFFLPLFITLVCYSSIIYALSVKSGRLATSSSSSSNQRRRAVIMTIATMIEFVVCFAATNAILLYHCVVLGTGGVSGEGNASYMAYMLAVCAGSSSVFLDPLLYYYGSSQCRQQIGSVFWGNKTKLQSYTATKLSNTTELSIQTESC